A single genomic interval of Chrysiogenia bacterium harbors:
- the hisI gene encoding phosphoribosyl-AMP cyclohydrolase encodes MDPISREELIGQIKWNEQGLIPAVAQCVASGDVLMLAWVDREALDKTVETGFAHYHSRSRGKLWKKGESSGHVQKIRDIRLDCDGDTLLFHVEQTGAACHTGRWNCFFREVEGESAGTPSGPAVVNALFEVIEAR; translated from the coding sequence ATCGACCCGATCTCCCGCGAAGAGTTGATCGGCCAGATCAAGTGGAACGAGCAGGGCCTCATTCCGGCCGTTGCCCAGTGCGTGGCCAGCGGTGACGTGCTCATGCTCGCCTGGGTGGACCGCGAGGCCCTGGACAAGACCGTCGAGACCGGGTTTGCCCACTACCACTCGCGAAGCCGGGGCAAACTCTGGAAAAAGGGCGAATCGAGCGGCCACGTCCAGAAGATCCGCGACATCCGCCTGGATTGCGACGGCGACACCCTGTTGTTCCACGTGGAACAAACCGGTGCGGCCTGCCACACCGGGCGCTGGAACTGCTTCTTCCGGGAGGTCGAAGGGGAGAGCGCCGGCACCCCCTCGGGGCCCGCTGTGGTGAACGCCCTGTTCGAGGTGATCGAGGCCCGC
- a CDS encoding class I SAM-dependent methyltransferase — MSSYTPADVEAGQAVYNPLSLRLYDLWVTQVSNRLFWKCPPERIQTFYDQNVSTNHLDVGVGSGYYPANCKRLGPGGRLALMDLNPESLRFTARRLEKLRPETYQADVLEPIAPQLSEAIAPFDSIGLNYLIHCLPGGIESKSVVFENLGALLAPGGVLFGTTLLQGGVRRSPQARALMDLYNRRKYLTNRFDDLRGLRAGLESHFPEVEIDVRGAVALFRARR, encoded by the coding sequence ATGAGCAGCTACACCCCCGCAGACGTCGAGGCCGGACAGGCGGTCTACAACCCGCTGAGCCTGCGGCTCTATGACCTGTGGGTGACGCAGGTCTCGAACCGGCTCTTCTGGAAGTGCCCGCCCGAGAGAATTCAGACCTTCTACGACCAGAACGTCAGCACCAACCACCTCGATGTGGGGGTGGGAAGCGGCTACTACCCGGCCAACTGCAAGCGGCTGGGTCCCGGAGGGCGGCTGGCGCTCATGGATCTCAACCCCGAGAGCCTGCGCTTTACCGCCCGGCGGCTTGAAAAGCTCCGTCCCGAGACCTACCAGGCCGACGTGCTGGAGCCCATTGCCCCGCAGCTCAGCGAAGCGATTGCACCCTTCGATTCGATCGGGCTGAACTATCTCATCCACTGCTTGCCCGGCGGCATCGAGTCCAAGTCGGTGGTGTTTGAAAATCTGGGTGCGCTTCTCGCGCCCGGCGGGGTCCTGTTCGGGACGACGCTGCTGCAGGGCGGCGTGCGCCGCTCCCCGCAGGCGCGCGCGCTCATGGATCTCTACAACCGCCGCAAGTATCTCACCAACCGCTTCGACGACCTGCGCGGGCTGCGCGCGGGGCTCGAATCCCACTTCCCTGAAGTCGAAATCGACGTCCGCGGGGCCGTCGCCCTGTTCCGAGCCCGGCGCTGA